In the Bicyclus anynana chromosome 6, ilBicAnyn1.1, whole genome shotgun sequence genome, one interval contains:
- the LOC112050327 gene encoding uncharacterized protein LOC112050327 encodes MRFLLLAVLCAVQLLICVVVALKGVAAEGENGVRRGSFPYMAFLYYSDETILENDARFTRSAALISDDWLISSVTVSLAFPQKTLLARVGAISIDTKLTLNEDEDEQEREIITILRPYNYNATQWWKTDISLLKTLFPFNVTSSVAPIPIAINYDTSDNCFILVYASRYNVTERNLIQMNVKLLPPTPETCGNNFEKETMICATDSDKDAVTDPDFCQGNNGGPLICDSEITGLQTYTNDCKQPYLYQLLTVWKQLITCAAEQRYLTQSCADICSVITKDPPIYSSSESPEISETVGETKGETTDETAGETAGETAGETAGETASKMTVDTTSEIVEEKIHSLSDNTESAYTPTKTDATETASTIEVKNPIVTSEKKNKEKRVTTSTPAVVENYSLDKSTAGEVENSDESGRRRLNKPRHKVRSDAMKIVPNKFHYLVTSIICILAYT; translated from the exons ATGCGTTTTCTTTTGCTCGCCGTGCTTTGTGCAG TGCAACTATTAATTTGTGTTGTAGTTGCATTAAAAGGCGTGGCAGCTGAAGGTGAAAATGGGGTTAGACGCGGGTCATTTCCTTATATG GCTTTTCTATATTACTCGGACGAGACAATTCTGGAGAATGACGCAAGATTTACTAGAAGTGCTGCATTGATAAGTGATGATTGGCTAATATCTTCAGTCACCGTGTCTCTTGCGTTTCCACAAAAAACCCTTTTAGCAAGAGTGGGAGCTATTAGTATTGACACGAAGTTAACTTTAAATGAGGACGAAGATGAACAAGAACGCGAG atAATCACGATATTACGCCCTTACAACTACAACGCAACACAATGGTGGAAGACTGATATTTCCTTGTTGAAAACGCTGTTCCCTTTTAATGTGACATCTTCTGTGGCACCAATTCCGATAGCCATCAATTATGATACTTCAGACAACTGCTTCATACTTGTTTATGCT agCCGATATAATGTAACAGAACGTAACCTTATACAAATGAATGTCAAACTTCTACCACCGACGCCAGAAACCTGtggaaataattttgaaaaggaAACTATGATTTGCGCTACTGATAGTGACAAGGATGCTGTAACCGATCCTGACTTTTGTCag ggtAACAATGGAGGTCCTCTTATATGCGACAGTGAAATAACTGGTCTACAGACATACACCAATGATTGTAAGCAGCCGTATCTCTATCAGCTTCTAACAGTGTGGAAACAGTTAATAACATGTGCTGCAGAACAACGATATTTAACACAGTCTTGTGCTGATATTTGCTCCGTAATAACAAAAGATCCACCAATTTATTCTTCATCGGAATCGCCTGAAATATCAGAAACAGTGGGTGAAACTAAAGGTGAAACGACGGATGAAACGGCGGGTGAAACggcgggtgaaacagcgggtgaaacggcgggtgaaaccgcgagtaAAATGACGGTTGATACGACGAGTGAAATTGTAGAGGAAAAAATACATAGTCTGTCTGATAACACTGAATCCGCTTATACTCCCACTAAGACTGATGCTACAGAAACTGCATCTACTATAGAAGTAAAAAATCCTATAGTCACAAGTgagaagaaaaacaaagaaaaacggGTAACTACTAGTACTCCAGCGGTTGTTGAAAATTATTCTCTAGACAAGTCTACTGCTGGTGAAGTTGAGAACTCTGATGAAAGCGGTcgaaggagattaaataaacCTCGTCATAAAGTACGTAGTGATGCAATGAAAATAGTtccaaataaatttcattatttagttACCTCAATAATCTGTATCTTGGCATATACTTAG